Proteins encoded in a region of the Salinicoccus sp. RF5 genome:
- the menH gene encoding 2-succinyl-6-hydroxy-2,4-cyclohexadiene-1-carboxylate synthase, with the protein MKFNHRFTDNGKSRTLLLLHGFLSDMTSMDGVAGELSSHYNILAVDLPGFGGTPSAGIDYGMEDIAEGLRDLLASLDLDQVDVLGYSMGGRAALSFIANHPEYVGRAVLESTSPGIATETEREKRRSVDAERAARINEDFPAFIAGWEDMGLFSSQQALPEKALEHQRQNRLSQQPAEAADSLMKYGTGVQPSYWEALRRIDFPVLLLAGNRDEKFIGINSRMAELLPDARFEIVDGAGHNIHMEAPKKFGTIVIEFLLGG; encoded by the coding sequence TTGAAATTTAACCACCGGTTCACAGATAACGGCAAAAGCCGGACACTTCTGCTGCTCCACGGCTTCCTGTCGGATATGACGAGCATGGACGGGGTGGCCGGAGAGCTGTCGTCCCACTACAACATCCTTGCGGTCGACCTTCCGGGCTTCGGGGGGACACCAAGCGCTGGCATCGACTACGGCATGGAGGACATTGCGGAAGGTCTCCGCGATCTCCTCGCATCTTTGGACCTCGATCAGGTGGATGTACTCGGCTATTCGATGGGGGGCAGGGCAGCCCTCTCCTTCATTGCGAACCATCCCGAATACGTCGGACGTGCCGTACTTGAGAGCACTTCCCCGGGCATCGCCACAGAAACGGAGCGGGAGAAGCGACGGAGTGTGGATGCGGAGCGGGCAGCGCGCATCAACGAAGACTTCCCGGCATTCATTGCCGGCTGGGAGGACATGGGACTGTTCAGCAGCCAGCAGGCACTGCCTGAAAAGGCTCTGGAACATCAGCGGCAGAACCGCCTCTCCCAGCAGCCGGCTGAGGCGGCGGACAGCCTGATGAAATATGGGACGGGCGTTCAGCCTTCCTATTGGGAGGCACTCCGGCGCATCGACTTTCCCGTCCTGCTGCTGGCAGGAAATCGGGATGAAAAGTTCATTGGAATCAACTCCAGGATGGCGGAACTGCTGCCGGATGCCCGGTTTGAAATCGTCGATGGCGCAGGACATAATATTCATATGGAAGCGCCCAAGAAATTTGGTACAATAGTGATAGAATTTCTACTAGGAGGATAA
- the ytkD gene encoding RNA deprotection pyrophosphohydrolase, which produces MLEFKDQSGRKVTLEFEYTNDMDHILAICMMDGKYLFTDHKVRGIEFPGGKIESGESAEEAVHREVFEETGASIGNMQFIGVYTVHDEVRPFVKGVYLAEVADMFFKCEYMETYGPVLYKAVEDIPEERRSFLLDDPCIDYLYQKSRNEGQFK; this is translated from the coding sequence ATGCTTGAATTTAAAGACCAGAGCGGCCGAAAAGTGACGCTCGAATTCGAATATACAAACGACATGGATCATATCCTTGCCATCTGCATGATGGACGGCAAATATCTCTTCACCGACCACAAGGTGCGGGGCATAGAATTCCCGGGTGGAAAGATAGAGTCCGGGGAGAGTGCTGAGGAAGCGGTGCACAGGGAAGTCTTCGAAGAGACGGGCGCAAGCATCGGAAATATGCAGTTCATCGGAGTCTATACCGTCCATGATGAAGTCAGGCCTTTCGTTAAAGGGGTCTATCTTGCTGAAGTGGCGGACATGTTCTTCAAATGCGAATATATGGAGACATATGGGCCGGTACTGTACAAGGCGGTCGAAGACATACCCGAGGAGCGCCGGAGCTTCCTCCTTGATGATCCATGCATCGACTATCTGTATCAGAAGAGCCGGAATGAAGGCCAATTCAAATAA
- the menB gene encoding 1,4-dihydroxy-2-naphthoyl-CoA synthase: protein MSRKWETLKEYREIKYEFYNGIAKVTINRPEVRNAFTPLTVSEMIDAFTRARDDQNVAVIVLAGEGDMAFCSGGDQKVRGHGGYVGEDEVPRLNVLDLQRLIRVIPKPVVAMVSGYAIGGGHVLHVVCDLTIAADNARFGQTGPKVGSFDAGYGAGYLARIVGHKKAREIWYLCRQYNADEALEMGLVNTVVPLEELEDETVQWCEEMMQHSPTALRLLKAGMNADTDGLAGLQQMAGDATLLYYTTDEAKEGREAFKEKRKPDFGQFPRFP from the coding sequence ATGTCAAGAAAATGGGAAACACTCAAAGAATATAGAGAAATCAAGTATGAGTTCTACAACGGCATCGCCAAAGTGACGATCAACCGGCCCGAAGTGCGGAATGCGTTCACCCCGCTTACGGTCTCTGAAATGATCGATGCCTTTACACGCGCCCGGGACGACCAGAATGTTGCGGTCATCGTCCTGGCTGGAGAAGGGGATATGGCATTCTGCTCCGGCGGCGACCAGAAGGTGCGCGGCCATGGCGGCTACGTCGGGGAAGATGAGGTTCCAAGACTGAATGTACTGGATCTTCAGCGTCTCATCCGTGTCATCCCGAAACCTGTGGTAGCCATGGTATCCGGCTATGCTATCGGCGGCGGCCACGTCCTGCATGTCGTATGTGACCTGACGATCGCAGCAGACAATGCGCGCTTCGGTCAGACCGGCCCGAAAGTCGGCTCCTTCGATGCCGGCTACGGTGCAGGCTATTTGGCACGCATCGTCGGCCACAAGAAGGCGCGCGAAATCTGGTATCTGTGCAGGCAGTATAATGCAGATGAAGCACTTGAAATGGGTCTCGTAAATACAGTAGTCCCACTTGAGGAGCTTGAAGACGAGACGGTGCAATGGTGTGAAGAGATGATGCAGCATTCACCTACAGCACTGCGTCTGCTGAAAGCGGGCATGAACGCAGACACGGATGGTCTTGCAGGTCTGCAGCAGATGGCAGGGGATGCAACGTTGCTCTACTACACTACAGACGAAGCGAAAGAAGGCCGGGAAGCGTTCAAGGAAAAGAGAAAACCTGACTTCGGCCAGTTCCCAAGATTCCCATAA
- the yidD gene encoding membrane protein insertion efficiency factor YidD gives MKTVVLYMMRFYQKAISPMFPPSCRFYPTCSNYGIEAVQEHGPFKGSFMAVKRILKCHPFHPGGYDPVPLNPKNYEKKEQ, from the coding sequence ATGAAAACAGTGGTTTTATATATGATGCGGTTCTACCAGAAGGCCATCTCCCCCATGTTTCCGCCGAGCTGCCGCTTCTACCCGACATGCTCCAACTACGGGATTGAAGCCGTGCAGGAACACGGGCCATTCAAGGGCAGCTTCATGGCCGTCAAGCGCATCCTCAAGTGCCATCCCTTCCATCCGGGAGGATATGACCCCGTCCCGCTGAATCCGAAGAACTATGAGAAAAAGGAGCAGTGA
- the menE gene encoding o-succinylbenzoate--CoA ligase, producing MYNWLESRAREMPDKPAVIFEGKAVTFFELHETAVEMKGRLEALDRTRVAFFIGNTLDAVYAIHGAMLAGIEVVMINTRLTGREIAAQLDDIDVDTVVATEPVVLEGYRVYTWEDIRNMAPVSGRGGSSSGSGILSIMFTSGTTGRAKAVTQSYDNHYASALGCEDRFGYTEDSMWMNINPIYHISGFSVLLRSVIRGCTIVLIEKFEEEKIWRTISEYGVTHTSMVPIMLKRLMDHEIPDHRLEGILLGGAGVTSDILRRALSMGLPVYNSFGMTETCSQIVSIAPDDPKILDGTVGKPLGNIDIKIDDSSDGELLVRGGPVTGGYLNAGMEVSDGYFRTGDMGRIDEAGYLYILDRRKDLIISGGENVYPKEIEDAINTHPGVANAAAVKRKDPEWGEVPILLVEPVEGSVLKTADLFAHLGERLARYKLPKEIHHVDRIIMTSTGKVSRAQNQHAYNTKRSSNH from the coding sequence ATGTACAATTGGTTGGAATCCCGGGCACGGGAAATGCCGGATAAGCCGGCAGTCATATTCGAAGGCAAGGCGGTCACCTTCTTTGAGCTGCACGAAACAGCAGTTGAAATGAAGGGGCGCCTCGAGGCGCTGGACCGGACGCGTGTAGCATTTTTCATCGGCAACACCCTGGATGCAGTATATGCAATCCACGGAGCCATGCTGGCCGGCATCGAAGTTGTGATGATCAACACCCGTCTGACCGGGCGGGAGATCGCAGCCCAGCTGGATGACATCGATGTGGATACGGTCGTGGCCACCGAGCCTGTCGTACTGGAAGGGTACAGGGTGTACACATGGGAGGATATCCGGAACATGGCGCCCGTTTCCGGCAGAGGTGGATCATCATCCGGCAGCGGTATCCTGTCGATCATGTTCACATCCGGCACGACGGGCCGGGCGAAGGCCGTCACCCAGAGCTATGACAACCACTATGCTTCAGCGCTCGGCTGTGAGGACCGCTTCGGCTACACGGAGGACAGCATGTGGATGAACATCAATCCCATCTACCATATTTCAGGGTTCTCCGTGCTGCTGCGTTCGGTCATACGGGGCTGCACCATTGTGCTCATCGAAAAGTTTGAAGAGGAGAAGATCTGGCGGACCATTTCTGAATATGGTGTGACCCACACCAGCATGGTGCCGATCATGCTGAAGCGGCTGATGGACCATGAGATTCCGGACCACCGTCTGGAGGGCATCCTCCTCGGCGGAGCCGGCGTCACGAGCGATATACTGCGCCGTGCACTTTCCATGGGACTGCCGGTCTACAACTCCTTCGGCATGACCGAAACTTGCTCTCAGATCGTCTCCATCGCCCCGGACGACCCGAAGATCCTCGACGGTACAGTAGGGAAGCCGCTCGGCAACATCGACATCAAGATCGATGACAGCAGTGATGGTGAACTGCTCGTGCGTGGCGGCCCCGTTACAGGGGGATACCTGAATGCCGGAATGGAAGTGTCTGACGGGTATTTCAGGACCGGCGACATGGGCCGGATCGATGAGGCGGGCTACCTCTATATATTGGACAGGCGTAAGGATCTGATCATCAGCGGTGGCGAGAATGTCTATCCGAAAGAAATAGAGGATGCCATCAACACCCATCCCGGAGTAGCGAATGCCGCAGCCGTCAAACGTAAGGACCCCGAGTGGGGGGAGGTTCCGATACTGCTTGTGGAACCCGTTGAAGGGTCGGTACTGAAGACTGCCGACCTGTTTGCCCATCTCGGCGAGAGGCTTGCCAGATACAAGCTGCCGAAGGAGATCCATCATGTCGACCGTATCATCATGACGTCGACGGGCAAAGTATCGAGGGCGCAGAACCAACACGCCTATAATACGAAAAGGAGCAGCAACCATTAG
- the menD gene encoding 2-succinyl-5-enolpyruvyl-6-hydroxy-3-cyclohexene-1-carboxylic-acid synthase, with amino-acid sequence MNPSDHQEALTYQVFTLMDLLQSHGVQEVVISPGSRSTPLALAAELHPDIHTHIHPDERSAGFFALGLAKLEHSPVGLICTSGTAAANYLPALAEADLSHIPLIALTADRPHELRDVGAPQAINQQNMYRNYVRYYTELPIADVHESHPNLLETKVMQCAQYLRGPEMGPVHINVPIREPLMPDMTRTDYFFRSQKRMQQYRVMPDGDIHLEGHGIVLIGETVESLDCITPILERDNLTVIADPRQHIRREMAGVITHQDLIFNSMDADQFGRLESEVDFIVRIGEPLTSKATNKFLAQTRIPQYVISEHQALKTFPVAPKEAYVGTISAILKSVKFTSAGRGPKEWLTALDGRISRRIEKYIADYDDEGRFMYEIMKQTPAHRALFLSNSMPIRDGERYDLDNTQRIYANRGANGIDGVVSTALGMAMKTPLTLVIGDIALYHDMNGLIMSKLEDIDITIIVFNNNGGGIFSFLPQSDNQEHFERLFGTPLDLDFRHTAELYNFNYMHTEKVEDITSGLMNSKGRNIIEIKTDRVANAASHQDLRRQIEDVVKSVEI; translated from the coding sequence ATGAATCCATCAGATCACCAGGAAGCATTGACGTACCAGGTATTTACGCTCATGGATCTGCTGCAGTCCCACGGGGTGCAGGAGGTCGTCATCAGCCCAGGCTCGCGTTCGACACCGCTCGCCCTGGCAGCAGAGCTTCACCCGGACATCCATACACATATCCACCCGGATGAAAGGAGTGCGGGCTTCTTTGCTTTGGGACTGGCCAAGTTGGAACATTCCCCTGTGGGTCTCATATGTACTTCCGGGACGGCGGCGGCAAACTATCTGCCGGCGCTCGCTGAAGCGGACCTCAGCCATATCCCACTCATCGCACTGACTGCAGACCGTCCGCATGAGCTCCGGGATGTGGGCGCCCCCCAGGCGATCAATCAGCAGAACATGTATCGCAACTATGTGCGGTATTATACGGAGCTTCCGATTGCAGATGTACACGAATCGCATCCGAACCTGCTTGAGACGAAAGTCATGCAGTGTGCGCAGTATCTCAGGGGGCCGGAAATGGGCCCGGTGCACATCAACGTGCCGATCAGGGAGCCGCTCATGCCTGACATGACCCGCACGGACTACTTCTTCAGGTCCCAAAAGAGGATGCAGCAGTACAGGGTTATGCCGGATGGGGACATCCATCTTGAAGGCCACGGCATCGTACTGATCGGTGAGACGGTCGAATCACTCGACTGCATTACGCCAATCCTCGAGCGGGACAACCTGACGGTTATAGCAGATCCGCGCCAGCATATCCGCCGGGAGATGGCGGGTGTCATCACACATCAGGATCTGATCTTCAACAGCATGGATGCGGACCAATTCGGCCGGCTTGAGAGTGAAGTCGACTTCATCGTGCGTATCGGGGAGCCGCTCACCTCAAAAGCGACCAATAAGTTTCTGGCACAGACCAGAATCCCGCAATATGTGATCAGCGAGCACCAGGCACTGAAGACTTTCCCTGTGGCTCCAAAGGAGGCATATGTGGGCACCATCAGTGCAATCCTGAAATCGGTCAAATTCACTTCTGCGGGCCGCGGGCCCAAAGAGTGGCTGACGGCGCTTGATGGAAGGATCAGCAGGAGAATCGAGAAATATATCGCGGACTACGATGATGAAGGCCGTTTCATGTATGAAATCATGAAACAAACACCGGCGCACCGTGCACTATTCCTTTCCAACAGCATGCCGATCAGGGACGGGGAACGCTATGACCTGGACAACACGCAGCGGATATATGCCAACCGGGGTGCAAATGGTATAGACGGCGTGGTCTCCACGGCGCTCGGCATGGCAATGAAGACGCCGCTCACCCTCGTCATCGGGGACATTGCACTCTACCATGATATGAACGGCCTGATCATGTCGAAGCTTGAAGATATAGACATCACCATCATCGTCTTCAACAACAATGGGGGCGGAATATTCAGCTTCTTGCCCCAGAGCGACAACCAGGAGCACTTCGAGCGGCTTTTCGGAACCCCGCTCGACCTCGATTTCAGGCACACTGCAGAACTGTACAATTTCAACTACATGCATACGGAAAAGGTTGAAGACATCACAAGCGGACTCATGAACAGCAAGGGCCGCAACATCATAGAAATAAAGACCGACAGGGTGGCAAATGCCGCATCCCACCAGGATCTGCGCAGACAGATTGAAGATGTGGTGAAATCCGTTGAAATTTAA
- a CDS encoding DUF5067 domain-containing protein — protein MTLKKYLLAGGLSTALVLGACGGEGGSEEETSEEETVQEDSEDTNEEATTEEESSEASTEESESDSSEDGEVTHSGEYGDYTVSEFGQYTIEPEESEEETTEEETEEGAEEPQPTEVVTIEFEFTNNSDVATAPQEAFGLDLAVRQIMEGGETTLENLTMDLPEDFEKSEEASAATEMIEPGETATAVLAYGPVDPELETVLQSRENPMAEEEIEPLDHTIELKSTESSEEETTEEETEEDSEE, from the coding sequence ATGACATTAAAAAAATATCTGCTCGCCGGCGGCCTGTCAACTGCACTTGTTCTTGGAGCATGTGGTGGAGAAGGCGGTTCTGAAGAAGAAACATCAGAAGAAGAGACTGTCCAGGAGGATTCTGAAGATACGAATGAAGAGGCAACGACTGAAGAAGAGTCTTCCGAAGCGTCGACAGAAGAATCCGAGAGTGATTCCTCCGAAGACGGCGAAGTCACACATTCCGGTGAATATGGGGACTACACGGTAAGTGAATTCGGCCAGTATACAATCGAGCCTGAGGAATCTGAAGAGGAGACGACTGAGGAGGAGACTGAGGAAGGGGCAGAAGAACCTCAGCCGACTGAAGTCGTCACCATCGAATTCGAATTCACGAACAACTCCGATGTAGCCACTGCACCGCAGGAAGCATTCGGCCTTGATCTTGCCGTCAGACAGATCATGGAGGGTGGAGAAACCACACTCGAAAACTTGACGATGGACCTGCCAGAAGACTTTGAAAAGAGTGAAGAGGCATCTGCAGCAACAGAAATGATCGAGCCTGGTGAAACGGCAACAGCAGTGCTTGCATATGGGCCGGTCGACCCTGAACTTGAAACCGTCCTCCAGAGCCGCGAGAACCCGATGGCCGAAGAGGAGATCGAACCACTCGACCACACGATTGAACTCAAAAGCACCGAATCCTCCGAAGAAGAAACGACTGAAGAGGAAACAGAGGAAGATTCTGAAGAATAA
- a CDS encoding isochorismate synthase MenF produces the protein MNLEAYQNVLDEVRLDSDRAYLSLQLPIDGYDIDEQKIFSYFQKAQGSRYWFRSKDDRYNTVGIEYLESIKRDKYSSNALAIQKSTLYDRIQKVPLEEGMKSSLNLFGGTRFDDKDTSDEWNDFTMVEFHLPKWQFDLVNKELFYSVSLAEVEMSTILGAITGELENIAAVEVKEFEAPQINMEKDIFPEEWKSLVDHAVSVLDDTAFRKVVLARQRLLTFKSTIDPLFLLKRLNDETGTYTIYYEKGKSLFVSKSPEKLFDIQGDTLRTNAIAGSSERTGDAEKDEMQKSFLLNDEKNRYEHELVRESIVSDLEPFTDWVEFGPEPNILENRYIYHLHTPIKAELSDDSGIFELLDAIHPTPAVGGMPKERARQYIMEEEYGTRGLYAAPIGLIHEDNESEFVVAIRSMLLHANSATLFAGCGIVKGSSSEKEFEETRVKFTPMLNVLGVENR, from the coding sequence ATGAATTTGGAAGCATATCAAAACGTTCTGGATGAAGTCAGGCTGGATTCGGATAGAGCCTATCTCAGTCTGCAGCTGCCCATTGATGGATATGATATAGATGAACAGAAGATATTTTCATATTTCCAGAAGGCGCAGGGGTCAAGATACTGGTTCCGTTCCAAAGATGACAGATATAATACCGTCGGTATCGAATACCTGGAAAGCATCAAAAGGGACAAGTACTCATCCAACGCGCTGGCCATCCAGAAATCCACATTGTATGACAGAATCCAGAAAGTGCCGCTTGAAGAGGGCATGAAATCCTCCCTCAACCTGTTTGGAGGTACACGCTTCGATGACAAGGACACTTCTGACGAATGGAATGATTTCACCATGGTGGAATTCCACCTTCCGAAGTGGCAGTTCGACCTGGTCAACAAGGAGCTGTTCTATTCGGTTTCGCTCGCGGAGGTGGAGATGTCCACCATCCTCGGCGCCATAACAGGAGAGCTCGAGAACATTGCAGCAGTTGAAGTGAAGGAGTTTGAAGCGCCCCAGATCAATATGGAGAAGGACATCTTTCCAGAGGAGTGGAAGTCCCTCGTTGATCATGCAGTAAGCGTATTGGATGACACGGCGTTCAGGAAAGTGGTGCTGGCAAGACAGCGGCTCCTGACATTCAAATCAACGATCGACCCGCTTTTCCTATTGAAGAGATTGAATGATGAGACCGGCACTTACACGATCTATTACGAAAAAGGGAAGTCCCTCTTCGTATCGAAGTCGCCTGAAAAGCTCTTCGATATCCAGGGGGACACCCTGAGGACGAATGCGATAGCAGGATCTTCTGAACGCACGGGAGACGCCGAGAAGGATGAAATGCAGAAGTCATTCCTCCTGAATGATGAAAAGAACCGGTATGAGCATGAACTTGTGAGGGAGTCCATCGTCAGCGACCTCGAACCCTTCACGGACTGGGTGGAGTTCGGGCCCGAGCCCAACATACTGGAAAATAGGTATATATACCACCTTCATACGCCGATCAAAGCCGAGCTTTCAGATGATTCGGGCATATTCGAACTGCTGGATGCCATCCACCCGACACCGGCGGTGGGCGGCATGCCGAAGGAACGGGCACGGCAGTACATCATGGAGGAGGAGTATGGTACAAGAGGACTCTACGCCGCACCAATCGGACTCATCCATGAAGACAATGAGAGCGAGTTCGTTGTGGCAATAAGATCCATGCTGCTGCATGCCAACAGTGCGACGCTGTTTGCGGGATGCGGCATCGTCAAAGGATCTTCCAGCGAGAAGGAATTTGAAGAGACGCGTGTCAAATTCACACCAATGCTTAATGTACTGGGGGTAGAGAACAGATGA
- a CDS encoding 1,4-dihydroxy-2-naphthoate polyprenyltransferase produces the protein MQGTDTHTGIKKYISLTRPHTLTASFVPVLVGTASVLLFSSIRWDMFFAMLIATLLIQSATNMFNEYFDYKKGLDSRESVGIAGAIVRNGMSPRTVLNIAVIFYIFAALIGIYITLNSSFWVLVAGIISMAVGYLYTGGPFPISWTPFGEIFAGFFMGTVIIMITFYIHTGTLHYFPLLMSVPVAITIGLLNMANNIRDRKKDKESGRKTFVILVGKPIAVITTAALLLFSYIFIGWIAFFTPYGSIFMILTFLSLPIFIRTVKLMWRGSTPQELIPAMASMGKLNTMFGLLLTIGLLLYGITGI, from the coding sequence ATGCAAGGAACAGATACACATACAGGCATCAAAAAATATATCAGCCTCACCCGGCCGCACACCCTGACGGCGAGCTTCGTGCCAGTGCTCGTCGGCACAGCGAGTGTACTTCTATTTTCATCCATCAGATGGGATATGTTTTTTGCGATGCTGATTGCTACCCTGCTCATCCAGTCCGCAACAAACATGTTCAACGAGTACTTCGACTATAAGAAGGGACTCGACAGCCGCGAGTCTGTGGGGATCGCCGGTGCAATTGTGCGGAACGGCATGTCCCCAAGGACTGTGCTCAACATCGCCGTCATCTTCTATATCTTTGCTGCGCTGATCGGCATCTACATCACATTGAACAGCTCCTTCTGGGTACTCGTCGCCGGCATCATCTCAATGGCTGTCGGCTACCTCTATACAGGGGGGCCCTTCCCCATCTCGTGGACGCCATTCGGTGAAATTTTCGCCGGCTTCTTCATGGGCACCGTCATCATCATGATCACATTCTACATCCACACGGGCACCCTGCACTACTTCCCGCTGCTGATGTCGGTACCCGTCGCCATAACGATTGGCTTGCTGAACATGGCGAATAATATAAGGGACCGAAAAAAGGACAAGGAAAGCGGCAGGAAGACATTCGTCATCCTGGTCGGAAAACCGATTGCCGTCATCACCACTGCAGCGCTGCTCCTGTTCTCATACATCTTCATCGGATGGATCGCCTTCTTCACACCCTACGGCTCCATCTTCATGATCCTGACATTCCTCTCCCTGCCGATCTTCATAAGGACGGTCAAGCTGATGTGGAGGGGCAGCACACCCCAGGAGCTGATTCCCGCCATGGCCTCCATGGGTAAGCTGAACACCATGTTCGGCCTGCTGCTAACCATCGGCCTGCTGCTCTACGGTATTACAGGAATATGA
- a CDS encoding four-helix bundle copper-binding protein has protein sequence MAHEQHQQLLQTLHECMEECNHCFDACLKEDDVKMMAECIRLDRECADMCGYLEQAISRNSPFVKEIAGVCATICEACGKECEKHDHDHCQKCAEACFKCAEACRNAA, from the coding sequence ATGGCACACGAACAGCATCAGCAGCTGCTCCAAACGCTGCATGAATGCATGGAAGAATGCAACCACTGTTTCGACGCCTGCCTCAAGGAAGACGACGTCAAGATGATGGCCGAATGCATCCGCCTCGACAGGGAATGTGCGGATATGTGCGGTTATCTTGAACAGGCAATTTCAAGGAATTCACCATTTGTAAAAGAAATCGCCGGCGTATGTGCAACAATTTGTGAAGCATGCGGTAAGGAATGTGAAAAGCACGACCATGACCACTGCCAGAAATGTGCAGAAGCATGCTTCAAATGTGCAGAAGCGTGCAGAAATGCTGCATAA
- a CDS encoding class I SAM-dependent methyltransferase has translation MIVTTGGRTDQQTIDHARTLSEAYASPYIDRGKRSITKLKECYKEDIIVVSRNGIAIHPLSRKEPLTFHPNMAMVRAKRMLSGETDPFIETAGIIPGMHVLDCTMGLASDSIIASLATGPDGQVTALEADPLLHLLAAEGLQSFPAGNQEINEAMRRITTMNAENHAFLASEADDSYDIIYFDPMFSEAIDNSNAIRTIHHQTEQSGLRMETIIEARRVARRRVVMKDHWKSPKFSELGFTQVKRKTSLFHYGYIDVQDGTVQ, from the coding sequence ATGATAGTCACAACCGGCGGAAGAACCGATCAGCAGACCATAGACCATGCCCGAACACTCTCGGAAGCATATGCTTCCCCCTATATCGACCGGGGGAAGCGGTCCATCACCAAATTGAAGGAGTGTTACAAGGAAGACATCATCGTCGTCAGCAGGAACGGCATCGCCATCCACCCCCTCTCCCGGAAGGAGCCGCTCACATTCCATCCGAACATGGCGATGGTACGCGCCAAAAGGATGCTGAGTGGAGAGACCGACCCATTCATCGAAACTGCAGGAATCATCCCCGGCATGCACGTGCTCGACTGCACCATGGGACTGGCCTCAGACAGCATCATCGCCAGCCTCGCCACTGGGCCGGACGGCCAGGTTACAGCCCTTGAAGCCGACCCCCTGCTCCACCTGCTTGCAGCAGAAGGACTACAGTCCTTCCCTGCCGGAAACCAGGAAATCAATGAAGCCATGCGCCGTATAACAACAATGAATGCAGAAAATCATGCATTCCTCGCATCAGAGGCCGATGATTCATACGACATCATCTACTTCGATCCCATGTTCAGTGAAGCCATCGACAACTCGAACGCCATCCGCACCATCCACCATCAGACCGAACAGTCCGGACTCCGCATGGAAACCATCATCGAAGCCCGGCGCGTCGCCAGAAGGCGTGTGGTCATGAAGGACCACTGGAAGAGTCCGAAATTCAGTGAACTTGGATTCACGCAGGTGAAGCGTAAGACCAGTCTCTTCCATTATGGGTACATCGATGTGCAGGACGGGACGGTACAGTAG